One genomic window of Gossypium hirsutum isolate 1008001.06 chromosome D11, Gossypium_hirsutum_v2.1, whole genome shotgun sequence includes the following:
- the LOC107912577 gene encoding transcriptional corepressor LEUNIG_HOMOLOG isoform X1, whose translation MSFLIFYFLKLRFPLDYNLLRKDLKQWNLVAFFVLQEKKMAQSNWEADKMLDVYIHDYMLKRKLHASAKAFMTEGKVATDPVAIDAPGGFLFEWWSVFWDIFIARTNEKHSVAAAAYIEAQQIKAREQQQLQMQQLQLMQHRNVQLQRRDPNHPALGGSVNTNSEGMMGHPSASILAMKLYEERVKNPQSVDSETSSALIDANRMALLKTQANPHSQLVQSSRGNKSAALQQIQSQTPLATVTAQDIKSEVNLGGNQKSLPMDPSSIYGQAILQPKSGLGGLNQGVSSLSLRGWPLTGIDQLRPSLGIQMQKPNLQTQNQFLLASQQHNVLAQAQIQGNLGNSANFGNTDPCRFGQLSRGNLNAKDGQSARNNGSTCSPVHSSSPKKKMSQMSHSSSQQQEQLQQQQPSQQLHQNNRKRKQPSSSGAANSTGTGNTVGPSPNSPPSTHLPGDAITTASSLQHVNNASKSMICGEDSTAHLSSSSNLLEDIERFDPLDENTETLLSHDGSDVRGIYGTVKQSPNEHQKESVKGFTFAEVGCIRTRNSKVTCCHFSSDGKFLASSGHDKKVVLWNMDTLQTVSSPGEHKLVITDVRFRPNSTQLATASVDKSVRIWDASNPSYCVQAYNGHSSPVMSLDFHPRKTELFCFCDNDNEIHYWNLNLFSCMRMSKGGMAQVRFQPRLGHFLAAASDKVVSIFDVETDRQILTFQGHSEIVNYICWDVNGDYLASVSHDLVKLWSVATGECIQELSSGGNQFHSCVFHPSYSTLLVIGGISSLELWNMAENKSMTIPAHENIISALAQSPVGGIVATASHDGSVKLWK comes from the exons ATGAGTTTTTTAATATTCTACTTCTTAAAGTTACGTTTTCCTTTAGATTATAATTTGTTAAGGAAAGATCTAAAGCAATGGAATTTAGTAGCTTTTTTTGTTTTGCAGGAAAAGAAAATGGCACAGAGTAATTGGGAAGCTGACAAGAT GCTTGATGTGTATATTCATGATTATATGTTGAAAAGAAAGTTGCATGCTTCTGCAAAAGCTTTTATGACCGAAGGAAAGGTTGCGACAGATCCAGTAG CTATTGACGCACCTGGTGGATTTCTGTTCGAATGGTGGTCTGTCTTCTGGGACATATTTATTGCTAGAACAAATGAGAAACATTCTGTTGCTGCTGCAGCTTATATAGAG GCACAACAAATAAAAGCAAGGGAACAGCAGCAACTACAAATGCAGCAGCTGCAACTAATGCAGCACCGCAATGTTCAGTTACAACGAAGGGATCCCAATCATCCTGCTCTTGGTGGTTCTGTAAATACTAACTCTGAAGGAATGATGGGACATCCATCAGCAAGTATCTTGGCCATGAAACTGTATGAAGAACGTGTGAAAAACCCTCAGTCTGTAGATTCAGAGACATCATCAGCACTTATAGATGCTAATAGAATGGCCCTTCTGAAAACACAGGCCAATCCTCATAG CCAGTTGGTGCAAAGTAGCCGTGGAAATAAGTCAGCAGCTTTGCAACAAATCCAATCACAAACACCACTAGCCACTGTAACTGCCCAG GATATCAAAAGTGAAGTTAATTTGGGTGGAAATCAGAAAAGCTTACCTATGGATCCCTCATCCATCTATGGGCAGGCAATTTTACAGCCTAAATCAGGACTAGGAG GACTGAATCAAGGTGTCTCTAGTCTTTCATTAAGGGGTTGGCCTCTAACT GGCATTGATCAGTTAAGACCAAGTTTGGGCATACAAATGCAAAAGCCTAATCTGCAGACCCAAAATCAATTTCTTTTGGCTTCTCAACAACATAATGTGTTGGCACAGGCTCAGATACAAGGCAACCTTGGAAATTCAGCAAACTTTGGGAACACAGACCCTTGTAGGTTTGGTCAATTGTCTAGGGGCAACTTGAATGCAAAAGATGGTCAATCTGCTAGAAACAATGGATCCACATGCTCCCCTGTGCATTCAAGTTCTCCAAAG AAGAAGATGAGTCAAATGTCACATTCTTCCTCTCAACAACAGGAGCAGTTGCAACAGCAGCAGCCATCACAGCAACTGCATCAG AATAACAGAAAAAGGAAACAACCCTCTTCTTCTGGAGCAGCTAACAGCACTGGAACAGGAAACACAGTTGGCCCTTCACCAAATTCACCTCCATCAACTCACCTGCCTGGTGATGCAATAACTACGGCATCTAGTCTGCAGCATGTCAATAATGCTTCTAAAAGCATGATTTGTGGGGAAGATTCAACAGCGCACCTTTCATCATCTTCAAATCTATTG GAAGATATAGAAAGGTTTGATCCTTTGGATGAAAATACGGAGACGCTACTTTCGCATGATGGAAGTGATGTAAGGGGCATCTATGGTACAGTTAAACAAAGTCCTAATGAGCACCAAAAGGAGTCTGTTAAAG GTTTCACTTTTGCTGAGGTTGGTTGTATACGGACCAGAAATAGCAAAGTTACTTGCTGTCATTTTTCTTCGGATGGGAAGTTCTTGGCTAGTTCTGGGCATGACAAGAAG GTGGTGCTTTGGAATATGGATACCCTTCAAACAGTGAGTAGTCCGGGAGAACACAAATTGGTTATTACAGATGTTCGCTTCAGACCAAATTCAACTCAGTTGGCAACAGCTTCAGTTGATAAATCAGTGCGAATATGGGATGCATCCAAT CCAAGCTATTGTGTGCAAGCATACAATGGCCACTCTTCACCTGTGATGTCCCTTGATTTCCACCCCAGGAAGACtgaattattttgtttttgtgaTAACGACAATGAAATACACTACTGGAATCTTAATTTATTCTCATGCATGAGGATGTCCAAG GGAGGTATGGCCCAAGTGAGATTTCAACCAAGACTTGGACATTTTCTGGCAGCAGCTTCAGATAAAGTAGTGTCTATCTTTGACGTGGAAACCGATAGGCAAATATTAACATTTCAG GGGCATTCGGAAATTGTAAACTATATATGCTGGGATGTGAATGGAGATTATTTGGCATCCGTGAGTCATGACTTGGTAAAACTATGGTCGGTGGCTACAGGGGAGTGCATTCAAGAACTCAGTTCTGGTGGGAACCAGTTCCACTCTTGTGTATTTCATCCAAGTTATTCCACTCTTTTGGTGATTGGAGGAATCTCG TCTTTGGAGTTGTGGAACATGGCTGAGAACAAGAGCATGACAATTCCAGCTCATGAGAATATAATTTCGGCACTCGCACAATCACCTGTCGGAGGAATTGTTGCGACAGCAAGTCATGACGGCTCTGTTAAGCTATGGAAATAG
- the LOC107912577 gene encoding transcriptional corepressor LEUNIG_HOMOLOG isoform X2, producing the protein MSFLIFYFLKLRFPLDYNLLRKDLKQWNLVAFFVLQEKKMAQSNWEADKMLDVYIHDYMLKRKLHASAKAFMTEGKVATDPVAIDAPGGFLFEWWSVFWDIFIARTNEKHSVAAAAYIEAQQIKAREQQQLQMQQLQLMQHRNVQLQRRDPNHPALGGSVNTNSEGMMGHPSASILAMKLYEERVKNPQSVDSETSSALIDANRMALLKTQANPHSQLVQSSRGNKSAALQQIQSQTPLATVTAQDIKSEVNLGGNQKSLPMDPSSIYGQAILQPKSGLGGLNQGVSSLSLRGWPLTAQIQGNLGNSANFGNTDPCRFGQLSRGNLNAKDGQSARNNGSTCSPVHSSSPKKKMSQMSHSSSQQQEQLQQQQPSQQLHQNNRKRKQPSSSGAANSTGTGNTVGPSPNSPPSTHLPGDAITTASSLQHVNNASKSMICGEDSTAHLSSSSNLLEDIERFDPLDENTETLLSHDGSDVRGIYGTVKQSPNEHQKESVKGFTFAEVGCIRTRNSKVTCCHFSSDGKFLASSGHDKKVVLWNMDTLQTVSSPGEHKLVITDVRFRPNSTQLATASVDKSVRIWDASNPSYCVQAYNGHSSPVMSLDFHPRKTELFCFCDNDNEIHYWNLNLFSCMRMSKGGMAQVRFQPRLGHFLAAASDKVVSIFDVETDRQILTFQGHSEIVNYICWDVNGDYLASVSHDLVKLWSVATGECIQELSSGGNQFHSCVFHPSYSTLLVIGGISSLELWNMAENKSMTIPAHENIISALAQSPVGGIVATASHDGSVKLWK; encoded by the exons ATGAGTTTTTTAATATTCTACTTCTTAAAGTTACGTTTTCCTTTAGATTATAATTTGTTAAGGAAAGATCTAAAGCAATGGAATTTAGTAGCTTTTTTTGTTTTGCAGGAAAAGAAAATGGCACAGAGTAATTGGGAAGCTGACAAGAT GCTTGATGTGTATATTCATGATTATATGTTGAAAAGAAAGTTGCATGCTTCTGCAAAAGCTTTTATGACCGAAGGAAAGGTTGCGACAGATCCAGTAG CTATTGACGCACCTGGTGGATTTCTGTTCGAATGGTGGTCTGTCTTCTGGGACATATTTATTGCTAGAACAAATGAGAAACATTCTGTTGCTGCTGCAGCTTATATAGAG GCACAACAAATAAAAGCAAGGGAACAGCAGCAACTACAAATGCAGCAGCTGCAACTAATGCAGCACCGCAATGTTCAGTTACAACGAAGGGATCCCAATCATCCTGCTCTTGGTGGTTCTGTAAATACTAACTCTGAAGGAATGATGGGACATCCATCAGCAAGTATCTTGGCCATGAAACTGTATGAAGAACGTGTGAAAAACCCTCAGTCTGTAGATTCAGAGACATCATCAGCACTTATAGATGCTAATAGAATGGCCCTTCTGAAAACACAGGCCAATCCTCATAG CCAGTTGGTGCAAAGTAGCCGTGGAAATAAGTCAGCAGCTTTGCAACAAATCCAATCACAAACACCACTAGCCACTGTAACTGCCCAG GATATCAAAAGTGAAGTTAATTTGGGTGGAAATCAGAAAAGCTTACCTATGGATCCCTCATCCATCTATGGGCAGGCAATTTTACAGCCTAAATCAGGACTAGGAG GACTGAATCAAGGTGTCTCTAGTCTTTCATTAAGGGGTTGGCCTCTAACT GCTCAGATACAAGGCAACCTTGGAAATTCAGCAAACTTTGGGAACACAGACCCTTGTAGGTTTGGTCAATTGTCTAGGGGCAACTTGAATGCAAAAGATGGTCAATCTGCTAGAAACAATGGATCCACATGCTCCCCTGTGCATTCAAGTTCTCCAAAG AAGAAGATGAGTCAAATGTCACATTCTTCCTCTCAACAACAGGAGCAGTTGCAACAGCAGCAGCCATCACAGCAACTGCATCAG AATAACAGAAAAAGGAAACAACCCTCTTCTTCTGGAGCAGCTAACAGCACTGGAACAGGAAACACAGTTGGCCCTTCACCAAATTCACCTCCATCAACTCACCTGCCTGGTGATGCAATAACTACGGCATCTAGTCTGCAGCATGTCAATAATGCTTCTAAAAGCATGATTTGTGGGGAAGATTCAACAGCGCACCTTTCATCATCTTCAAATCTATTG GAAGATATAGAAAGGTTTGATCCTTTGGATGAAAATACGGAGACGCTACTTTCGCATGATGGAAGTGATGTAAGGGGCATCTATGGTACAGTTAAACAAAGTCCTAATGAGCACCAAAAGGAGTCTGTTAAAG GTTTCACTTTTGCTGAGGTTGGTTGTATACGGACCAGAAATAGCAAAGTTACTTGCTGTCATTTTTCTTCGGATGGGAAGTTCTTGGCTAGTTCTGGGCATGACAAGAAG GTGGTGCTTTGGAATATGGATACCCTTCAAACAGTGAGTAGTCCGGGAGAACACAAATTGGTTATTACAGATGTTCGCTTCAGACCAAATTCAACTCAGTTGGCAACAGCTTCAGTTGATAAATCAGTGCGAATATGGGATGCATCCAAT CCAAGCTATTGTGTGCAAGCATACAATGGCCACTCTTCACCTGTGATGTCCCTTGATTTCCACCCCAGGAAGACtgaattattttgtttttgtgaTAACGACAATGAAATACACTACTGGAATCTTAATTTATTCTCATGCATGAGGATGTCCAAG GGAGGTATGGCCCAAGTGAGATTTCAACCAAGACTTGGACATTTTCTGGCAGCAGCTTCAGATAAAGTAGTGTCTATCTTTGACGTGGAAACCGATAGGCAAATATTAACATTTCAG GGGCATTCGGAAATTGTAAACTATATATGCTGGGATGTGAATGGAGATTATTTGGCATCCGTGAGTCATGACTTGGTAAAACTATGGTCGGTGGCTACAGGGGAGTGCATTCAAGAACTCAGTTCTGGTGGGAACCAGTTCCACTCTTGTGTATTTCATCCAAGTTATTCCACTCTTTTGGTGATTGGAGGAATCTCG TCTTTGGAGTTGTGGAACATGGCTGAGAACAAGAGCATGACAATTCCAGCTCATGAGAATATAATTTCGGCACTCGCACAATCACCTGTCGGAGGAATTGTTGCGACAGCAAGTCATGACGGCTCTGTTAAGCTATGGAAATAG
- the LOC107912577 gene encoding transcriptional corepressor LEUNIG_HOMOLOG isoform X4: MAQSNWEADKMLDVYIHDYMLKRKLHASAKAFMTEGKVATDPVAIDAPGGFLFEWWSVFWDIFIARTNEKHSVAAAAYIEAQQIKAREQQQLQMQQLQLMQHRNVQLQRRDPNHPALGGSVNTNSEGMMGHPSASILAMKLYEERVKNPQSVDSETSSALIDANRMALLKTQANPHSQLVQSSRGNKSAALQQIQSQTPLATVTAQDIKSEVNLGGNQKSLPMDPSSIYGQAILQPKSGLGGLNQGVSSLSLRGWPLTAQIQGNLGNSANFGNTDPCRFGQLSRGNLNAKDGQSARNNGSTCSPVHSSSPKKKMSQMSHSSSQQQEQLQQQQPSQQLHQNNRKRKQPSSSGAANSTGTGNTVGPSPNSPPSTHLPGDAITTASSLQHVNNASKSMICGEDSTAHLSSSSNLLEDIERFDPLDENTETLLSHDGSDVRGIYGTVKQSPNEHQKESVKGFTFAEVGCIRTRNSKVTCCHFSSDGKFLASSGHDKKVVLWNMDTLQTVSSPGEHKLVITDVRFRPNSTQLATASVDKSVRIWDASNPSYCVQAYNGHSSPVMSLDFHPRKTELFCFCDNDNEIHYWNLNLFSCMRMSKGGMAQVRFQPRLGHFLAAASDKVVSIFDVETDRQILTFQGHSEIVNYICWDVNGDYLASVSHDLVKLWSVATGECIQELSSGGNQFHSCVFHPSYSTLLVIGGISSLELWNMAENKSMTIPAHENIISALAQSPVGGIVATASHDGSVKLWK, translated from the exons ATGGCACAGAGTAATTGGGAAGCTGACAAGAT GCTTGATGTGTATATTCATGATTATATGTTGAAAAGAAAGTTGCATGCTTCTGCAAAAGCTTTTATGACCGAAGGAAAGGTTGCGACAGATCCAGTAG CTATTGACGCACCTGGTGGATTTCTGTTCGAATGGTGGTCTGTCTTCTGGGACATATTTATTGCTAGAACAAATGAGAAACATTCTGTTGCTGCTGCAGCTTATATAGAG GCACAACAAATAAAAGCAAGGGAACAGCAGCAACTACAAATGCAGCAGCTGCAACTAATGCAGCACCGCAATGTTCAGTTACAACGAAGGGATCCCAATCATCCTGCTCTTGGTGGTTCTGTAAATACTAACTCTGAAGGAATGATGGGACATCCATCAGCAAGTATCTTGGCCATGAAACTGTATGAAGAACGTGTGAAAAACCCTCAGTCTGTAGATTCAGAGACATCATCAGCACTTATAGATGCTAATAGAATGGCCCTTCTGAAAACACAGGCCAATCCTCATAG CCAGTTGGTGCAAAGTAGCCGTGGAAATAAGTCAGCAGCTTTGCAACAAATCCAATCACAAACACCACTAGCCACTGTAACTGCCCAG GATATCAAAAGTGAAGTTAATTTGGGTGGAAATCAGAAAAGCTTACCTATGGATCCCTCATCCATCTATGGGCAGGCAATTTTACAGCCTAAATCAGGACTAGGAG GACTGAATCAAGGTGTCTCTAGTCTTTCATTAAGGGGTTGGCCTCTAACT GCTCAGATACAAGGCAACCTTGGAAATTCAGCAAACTTTGGGAACACAGACCCTTGTAGGTTTGGTCAATTGTCTAGGGGCAACTTGAATGCAAAAGATGGTCAATCTGCTAGAAACAATGGATCCACATGCTCCCCTGTGCATTCAAGTTCTCCAAAG AAGAAGATGAGTCAAATGTCACATTCTTCCTCTCAACAACAGGAGCAGTTGCAACAGCAGCAGCCATCACAGCAACTGCATCAG AATAACAGAAAAAGGAAACAACCCTCTTCTTCTGGAGCAGCTAACAGCACTGGAACAGGAAACACAGTTGGCCCTTCACCAAATTCACCTCCATCAACTCACCTGCCTGGTGATGCAATAACTACGGCATCTAGTCTGCAGCATGTCAATAATGCTTCTAAAAGCATGATTTGTGGGGAAGATTCAACAGCGCACCTTTCATCATCTTCAAATCTATTG GAAGATATAGAAAGGTTTGATCCTTTGGATGAAAATACGGAGACGCTACTTTCGCATGATGGAAGTGATGTAAGGGGCATCTATGGTACAGTTAAACAAAGTCCTAATGAGCACCAAAAGGAGTCTGTTAAAG GTTTCACTTTTGCTGAGGTTGGTTGTATACGGACCAGAAATAGCAAAGTTACTTGCTGTCATTTTTCTTCGGATGGGAAGTTCTTGGCTAGTTCTGGGCATGACAAGAAG GTGGTGCTTTGGAATATGGATACCCTTCAAACAGTGAGTAGTCCGGGAGAACACAAATTGGTTATTACAGATGTTCGCTTCAGACCAAATTCAACTCAGTTGGCAACAGCTTCAGTTGATAAATCAGTGCGAATATGGGATGCATCCAAT CCAAGCTATTGTGTGCAAGCATACAATGGCCACTCTTCACCTGTGATGTCCCTTGATTTCCACCCCAGGAAGACtgaattattttgtttttgtgaTAACGACAATGAAATACACTACTGGAATCTTAATTTATTCTCATGCATGAGGATGTCCAAG GGAGGTATGGCCCAAGTGAGATTTCAACCAAGACTTGGACATTTTCTGGCAGCAGCTTCAGATAAAGTAGTGTCTATCTTTGACGTGGAAACCGATAGGCAAATATTAACATTTCAG GGGCATTCGGAAATTGTAAACTATATATGCTGGGATGTGAATGGAGATTATTTGGCATCCGTGAGTCATGACTTGGTAAAACTATGGTCGGTGGCTACAGGGGAGTGCATTCAAGAACTCAGTTCTGGTGGGAACCAGTTCCACTCTTGTGTATTTCATCCAAGTTATTCCACTCTTTTGGTGATTGGAGGAATCTCG TCTTTGGAGTTGTGGAACATGGCTGAGAACAAGAGCATGACAATTCCAGCTCATGAGAATATAATTTCGGCACTCGCACAATCACCTGTCGGAGGAATTGTTGCGACAGCAAGTCATGACGGCTCTGTTAAGCTATGGAAATAG
- the LOC107912577 gene encoding transcriptional corepressor LEUNIG_HOMOLOG isoform X3, which translates to MAQSNWEADKMLDVYIHDYMLKRKLHASAKAFMTEGKVATDPVAIDAPGGFLFEWWSVFWDIFIARTNEKHSVAAAAYIEAQQIKAREQQQLQMQQLQLMQHRNVQLQRRDPNHPALGGSVNTNSEGMMGHPSASILAMKLYEERVKNPQSVDSETSSALIDANRMALLKTQANPHSQLVQSSRGNKSAALQQIQSQTPLATVTAQDIKSEVNLGGNQKSLPMDPSSIYGQAILQPKSGLGGLNQGVSSLSLRGWPLTGIDQLRPSLGIQMQKPNLQTQNQFLLASQQHNVLAQAQIQGNLGNSANFGNTDPCRFGQLSRGNLNAKDGQSARNNGSTCSPVHSSSPKKKMSQMSHSSSQQQEQLQQQQPSQQLHQNNRKRKQPSSSGAANSTGTGNTVGPSPNSPPSTHLPGDAITTASSLQHVNNASKSMICGEDSTAHLSSSSNLLEDIERFDPLDENTETLLSHDGSDVRGIYGTVKQSPNEHQKESVKGFTFAEVGCIRTRNSKVTCCHFSSDGKFLASSGHDKKVVLWNMDTLQTVSSPGEHKLVITDVRFRPNSTQLATASVDKSVRIWDASNPSYCVQAYNGHSSPVMSLDFHPRKTELFCFCDNDNEIHYWNLNLFSCMRMSKGGMAQVRFQPRLGHFLAAASDKVVSIFDVETDRQILTFQGHSEIVNYICWDVNGDYLASVSHDLVKLWSVATGECIQELSSGGNQFHSCVFHPSYSTLLVIGGISSLELWNMAENKSMTIPAHENIISALAQSPVGGIVATASHDGSVKLWK; encoded by the exons ATGGCACAGAGTAATTGGGAAGCTGACAAGAT GCTTGATGTGTATATTCATGATTATATGTTGAAAAGAAAGTTGCATGCTTCTGCAAAAGCTTTTATGACCGAAGGAAAGGTTGCGACAGATCCAGTAG CTATTGACGCACCTGGTGGATTTCTGTTCGAATGGTGGTCTGTCTTCTGGGACATATTTATTGCTAGAACAAATGAGAAACATTCTGTTGCTGCTGCAGCTTATATAGAG GCACAACAAATAAAAGCAAGGGAACAGCAGCAACTACAAATGCAGCAGCTGCAACTAATGCAGCACCGCAATGTTCAGTTACAACGAAGGGATCCCAATCATCCTGCTCTTGGTGGTTCTGTAAATACTAACTCTGAAGGAATGATGGGACATCCATCAGCAAGTATCTTGGCCATGAAACTGTATGAAGAACGTGTGAAAAACCCTCAGTCTGTAGATTCAGAGACATCATCAGCACTTATAGATGCTAATAGAATGGCCCTTCTGAAAACACAGGCCAATCCTCATAG CCAGTTGGTGCAAAGTAGCCGTGGAAATAAGTCAGCAGCTTTGCAACAAATCCAATCACAAACACCACTAGCCACTGTAACTGCCCAG GATATCAAAAGTGAAGTTAATTTGGGTGGAAATCAGAAAAGCTTACCTATGGATCCCTCATCCATCTATGGGCAGGCAATTTTACAGCCTAAATCAGGACTAGGAG GACTGAATCAAGGTGTCTCTAGTCTTTCATTAAGGGGTTGGCCTCTAACT GGCATTGATCAGTTAAGACCAAGTTTGGGCATACAAATGCAAAAGCCTAATCTGCAGACCCAAAATCAATTTCTTTTGGCTTCTCAACAACATAATGTGTTGGCACAGGCTCAGATACAAGGCAACCTTGGAAATTCAGCAAACTTTGGGAACACAGACCCTTGTAGGTTTGGTCAATTGTCTAGGGGCAACTTGAATGCAAAAGATGGTCAATCTGCTAGAAACAATGGATCCACATGCTCCCCTGTGCATTCAAGTTCTCCAAAG AAGAAGATGAGTCAAATGTCACATTCTTCCTCTCAACAACAGGAGCAGTTGCAACAGCAGCAGCCATCACAGCAACTGCATCAG AATAACAGAAAAAGGAAACAACCCTCTTCTTCTGGAGCAGCTAACAGCACTGGAACAGGAAACACAGTTGGCCCTTCACCAAATTCACCTCCATCAACTCACCTGCCTGGTGATGCAATAACTACGGCATCTAGTCTGCAGCATGTCAATAATGCTTCTAAAAGCATGATTTGTGGGGAAGATTCAACAGCGCACCTTTCATCATCTTCAAATCTATTG GAAGATATAGAAAGGTTTGATCCTTTGGATGAAAATACGGAGACGCTACTTTCGCATGATGGAAGTGATGTAAGGGGCATCTATGGTACAGTTAAACAAAGTCCTAATGAGCACCAAAAGGAGTCTGTTAAAG GTTTCACTTTTGCTGAGGTTGGTTGTATACGGACCAGAAATAGCAAAGTTACTTGCTGTCATTTTTCTTCGGATGGGAAGTTCTTGGCTAGTTCTGGGCATGACAAGAAG GTGGTGCTTTGGAATATGGATACCCTTCAAACAGTGAGTAGTCCGGGAGAACACAAATTGGTTATTACAGATGTTCGCTTCAGACCAAATTCAACTCAGTTGGCAACAGCTTCAGTTGATAAATCAGTGCGAATATGGGATGCATCCAAT CCAAGCTATTGTGTGCAAGCATACAATGGCCACTCTTCACCTGTGATGTCCCTTGATTTCCACCCCAGGAAGACtgaattattttgtttttgtgaTAACGACAATGAAATACACTACTGGAATCTTAATTTATTCTCATGCATGAGGATGTCCAAG GGAGGTATGGCCCAAGTGAGATTTCAACCAAGACTTGGACATTTTCTGGCAGCAGCTTCAGATAAAGTAGTGTCTATCTTTGACGTGGAAACCGATAGGCAAATATTAACATTTCAG GGGCATTCGGAAATTGTAAACTATATATGCTGGGATGTGAATGGAGATTATTTGGCATCCGTGAGTCATGACTTGGTAAAACTATGGTCGGTGGCTACAGGGGAGTGCATTCAAGAACTCAGTTCTGGTGGGAACCAGTTCCACTCTTGTGTATTTCATCCAAGTTATTCCACTCTTTTGGTGATTGGAGGAATCTCG TCTTTGGAGTTGTGGAACATGGCTGAGAACAAGAGCATGACAATTCCAGCTCATGAGAATATAATTTCGGCACTCGCACAATCACCTGTCGGAGGAATTGTTGCGACAGCAAGTCATGACGGCTCTGTTAAGCTATGGAAATAG